In Nitrosophilus alvini, the following are encoded in one genomic region:
- a CDS encoding DUF3817 domain-containing protein produces MKELKRFRFINKVEGYSYLVLVFVAMPLKYILGFEMATKFFGMVHGILFIAFVYQLVKAALSVPFSKKESTVYFIASLIPFGSFYTDRLCAVKEMEKSKPVTVKAP; encoded by the coding sequence ATGAAAGAGCTAAAAAGATTTCGATTTATAAATAAAGTTGAAGGCTACTCATACCTTGTTCTGGTTTTTGTTGCCATGCCTTTGAAATATATATTAGGTTTCGAGATGGCTACAAAGTTTTTCGGAATGGTTCACGGGATTCTTTTTATAGCTTTCGTCTATCAGCTTGTAAAGGCTGCTTTGTCCGTTCCTTTTTCAAAAAAAGAGAGTACAGTTTACTTCATAGCCTCTCTGATACCATTTGGAAGCTTTTACACAGACAGGCTCTGCGCGGTAAAAGAGATGGAAAAGTCAAAACCTGTTACCGTAAAAGCGCCGTAA
- a CDS encoding phosphate-starvation-inducible PsiE family protein, with protein MRYKEIFKHYDFATAVLIFGIVLFLKIDFYKAVILLLELIVIIEVVQMIVVFLRKQRVKLRFMVDASIIFTIREILIAVTDKNTAFERIYMLLFVVLVFFLFRLFALKITHSSFTKKQRTL; from the coding sequence GTGAGATACAAAGAGATCTTTAAACATTACGATTTCGCAACCGCTGTTCTTATATTTGGCATTGTACTCTTTTTGAAAATAGACTTTTACAAAGCGGTAATTTTGCTGCTGGAACTTATCGTTATAATAGAAGTGGTGCAAATGATAGTCGTATTTTTGAGAAAACAGAGGGTAAAACTGAGATTTATGGTCGACGCATCCATTATATTTACCATAAGAGAGATTTTGATAGCCGTTACTGACAAAAATACCGCTTTTGAGAGGATATATATGCTCCTTTTCGTCGTTTTGGTATTTTTCCTCTTCAGACTCTTCGCACTTAAAATCACCCACTCCTCATTTACGAAAAAGCAACGAACTCTTTAA
- a CDS encoding SPL family radical SAM protein produces the protein MKETKQSFEEKIKKTLYFNLPQNQQDFIRKRAYENRFSFQELKQIVDIAIDLNMWQESSLIDIWPYGKNRKQLLKELKQRYEEIKNSPKSYEKFDIDKEKTHKIRFARIDKKLGFGMCPVASEKTRCCNLWTLDMVESCGYDCSYCSIQSFYNEDTVTFNTNLKEKLLSLKLDPDEIYHIGTGQSSDSLMWGNRGGVLEALFEFARKNPNVILELKTKSDNVGYLLQNGVPKNIIVTWSLNPQTIIEKEERLTASLKERIDAAKKLHDKGVIVGFHFHPMIYYKNWKEEYKEIFDILLENFDPQRVALVSLGTLTFIKPVIKKLRLRSFRSKILQMPLVDAAGKLSYPKEIKKEMFGFAYDSLRKWHGKVFFYLCMEEHSLWREIFGREYPTNESFELDMKQSYLAKIRQSADAKKK, from the coding sequence TTGAAGGAGACAAAACAGAGTTTCGAAGAGAAGATAAAAAAGACTCTTTACTTCAACCTTCCTCAAAACCAGCAGGATTTCATAAGAAAGAGGGCTTATGAAAACCGTTTCTCTTTTCAGGAGCTGAAACAGATAGTCGATATAGCCATCGATCTGAATATGTGGCAGGAGTCTTCCCTTATCGATATTTGGCCTTATGGCAAAAACAGAAAGCAGCTTTTAAAAGAGCTGAAACAGAGATATGAAGAGATAAAAAACAGCCCCAAAAGTTATGAAAAATTTGATATAGACAAAGAGAAGACTCATAAAATCAGGTTTGCCCGGATTGATAAAAAACTGGGGTTCGGAATGTGTCCTGTTGCAAGCGAAAAGACCAGATGCTGCAATCTTTGGACTCTGGATATGGTGGAGAGCTGCGGATATGACTGCAGTTACTGCTCTATCCAATCCTTTTACAATGAAGATACTGTAACTTTCAATACCAATCTGAAAGAGAAACTGTTATCTTTGAAACTCGACCCGGACGAAATATATCACATAGGAACGGGACAGTCCAGCGACAGCCTTATGTGGGGGAACAGAGGCGGAGTTTTGGAGGCCCTTTTCGAATTTGCAAGAAAAAATCCAAATGTCATACTTGAACTCAAAACAAAATCGGATAACGTGGGATATCTTCTTCAAAACGGTGTTCCAAAAAATATCATAGTCACCTGGTCTCTCAATCCGCAGACAATTATAGAAAAAGAGGAGAGGCTCACAGCCTCTTTGAAAGAGAGGATAGACGCTGCAAAAAAACTTCATGACAAAGGTGTCATAGTCGGTTTTCATTTTCATCCTATGATATATTACAAAAACTGGAAGGAGGAGTATAAAGAGATATTCGACATACTTTTGGAAAACTTCGATCCCCAAAGAGTGGCGCTTGTCTCTTTGGGAACACTTACTTTCATAAAACCGGTCATCAAAAAACTAAGACTCAGATCATTCAGGTCGAAAATACTTCAAATGCCCCTGGTCGATGCGGCAGGGAAACTGTCATATCCCAAAGAGATAAAAAAAGAGATGTTCGGTTTTGCATACGATTCGCTCAGAAAATGGCACGGGAAAGTTTTTTTCTATCTCTGCATGGAGGAGCACTCTTTATGGAGAGAGATTTTTGGCAGGGAGTATCCTACCAACGAAAGTTTCGAACTGGATATGAAACAGAGTTATCTGGCGAAGATTCGCCAGAGTGCAGATGCAAAAAAGAAATAA